CTCTACCCATGAGTATCAAGAGCCTCATTCCAAGGGGCTCATCGCTGGCCCGGACAACGCTAGGATGTCCATCCTAAGGAATCTTTTTGCGCACAACGATGACAGAAGTCCGCTCGTTCAATCTGCCCACCCCTTCGAGGTTGTGAATAATGTTGTTTACAACGGGTATCAGGTGGGAACTACTCTTGGAATGCCCGAGGGCGCTCGTGCAAACCTCGTGGGCAACGTCTATTTGCCTGGCCTGAACTACCGACCGTCCCGGTATCAAATCATCGTATCGAACCCACTGCCAGGCTCTTTGTTCGTGGATGACAACATTAGCCCGCGTTCGGATATCAATGACCCTTGGGCCGCTATCGGTTGGGGGGGAATTCACGGTGGAGATTATAATGGCTCGCCGTTGCCCCCCGAGGCGCGGTCTCTCACACCGTTCCCAATGAGTTCAGCCCCGATAGCTCCCGTAGCAGCGTCTGCTCTTCAAGACTCGCTTTTGCCTACTGTGGGCGCGTCCCTGCCGCTACGTGATTCGGTCGATACCCGGGTGGTGGCTGATGTCATCAACAAGACCGGTCAACTCATCGACCATCCGGACGAAGTAGGCGGTTGGCCAACTCTTGTAGCCGGCACTCCAACTACGGACTCCGACGCAGACGGCATGCCAGACGCCTGGGAAACCGCTCGAGGACTCGATCCAATGGATCCCTCGGATTCCGCCACGGATCGCGATTCAGATGGCTATACAAACATCGAAGAATTCTTGGCGTGTATCTGACTTTGACTTGGTACTCTCTTGTGTCTACCTTCCGCTGCCACAGGACGGCGTTCGTCCAAGCAGCACAAGGGAGGCCAGATGGCCCGCGAAACGGTAGAAGCATTCCAAGAAGGGGTCGCCTGGTTTGAAGGTGGTCGTGCGTTCCTGCTCATCATGGATGAGGAGGAACGTGTTGACGGCGAGCTAAGCCGACTTGCGGACACGCTTGGTATCGAAGTCGTGGGCGTGGAGCTGATTAAGCGGCCACGACGGACCGAGTCGTCTTTTCTAGGAGCCGGAAGGATTGAGGAACTCGTGGAACTCCTTCAGACCCGTCCACCACAACTGGAGGAAGATGAGGAAGAGCCGGAAAATGAGGTCAAGCCAATTGCGGACCTAGTTTTGGTTGACGCGCAACTTAGCCCCCGACAGCAAATCAATCTTGAGAATGACTTAAACATTCCGGTTTTGGACCGAACGGCAGTCATTCTTCAGATTTTCGAAAAACGCGCTCAGACCCGGGAATCACGACTCGAAGTTGAGCTTGCTCGACTCAGATACGACCTGCCGAGGTTACGCCAGCGAGGGACTGGCAATGACCGACGCGGTGGTGGTGGCCGGGGCGGTCGAGGGCACACAAACATTGAGCTCGAAAAGATGCGGATTCGCGACCGCGTGGCCCAGCTCACGCACGAGCTCGAAGACCTCCACAAACTGG
This Microvenator marinus DNA region includes the following protein-coding sequences:
- a CDS encoding pectate lyase family protein, translated to MRLRNLVMALLAGSLTWGCEGTTQIETGADATPDSSSSDFGPSVVDLGQVEDLDWGGDDRLPDVGVDLEDMGTGIEPRCRDFGPLRAFPGALGFGAASVGGRGGQVLVVSNLNDSGAGSLREAIEAEGPRIVVFEVAGTIELQSTLSIQNPNITIAGQSAPGGGIAIRTAESVRSPAITTNADDIVIQHIRVRPGPSTLLSNSVDALTVAGGERLIFANMSFSWATDENVNFWYDARDITIQDSIISEALFDSTHEYQEPHSKGLIAGPDNARMSILRNLFAHNDDRSPLVQSAHPFEVVNNVVYNGYQVGTTLGMPEGARANLVGNVYLPGLNYRPSRYQIIVSNPLPGSLFVDDNISPRSDINDPWAAIGWGGIHGGDYNGSPLPPEARSLTPFPMSSAPIAPVAASALQDSLLPTVGASLPLRDSVDTRVVADVINKTGQLIDHPDEVGGWPTLVAGTPTTDSDADGMPDAWETARGLDPMDPSDSATDRDSDGYTNIEEFLACI